The genome window TCGGGGGATTTACCCGTTGCCATCCTGACCGCTTTCTTGTTGGCTTCGTTTGGCGTCTTCTTCTATCCGGCCCGCACGGCGCTGCTGCCGTCTCTGGTTCGTAAGGATGAATTGATGTCTGCGAATGGCTCCATGCAGTTGGGCAATACGATTGCCAAACTCGCTGGTCCAGCCCTGGCAGGTCTGGTCATTGGCTTTTGGGGAACCCGGGTCGCGTTCCTGGTCGATTCGGCAAGTTTTATGATATCGGGCGTTCTCGTGTTGGGAATCAGCGGGGTCGTTACGCGGGCAGCTGCTTCGAGTGAAGGCACACGGTCAGCCATGCAGGATTTCCGTGAAGGCGTACGATTTGTGCTTCAGAGTCGCTTGCTTCAAGGCGTTACCCTGGGAATTGGAATCGCCATGTTGGGCATCGGGGCGGTGAACGTGCTCTTCGTTCCCTTCCTTCGCGACGCATTCGTCGTCGATCCGACGATCCTGGGCGGAATCGAGACTGCGCAGGGTGTCGGCATGGTCCTCGGAGCACTCTCGATCAGCGCGCTCGCAAGAAAGCTTTCGTCGCTGAAGATTTCGGTTGCGGCGATGATCGGTTTAGGCATCGGGATTTGCGCGTTTGGGTTGGCACCGGCGTTGAGTCTGATTGTGGCGGCCATGCCGCTGATCGGA of Anaerolineales bacterium contains these proteins:
- a CDS encoding MFS transporter, which translates into the protein MIQNRNFRLLWLAQMISAAGDSFSFLAIAIRIDDLSDSAGASAQALSLVLIAYALPTLVLGLFAGTLVDRWDRKRVMVFSDVARAIIAPGYLLLQSSGDLPVAILTAFLLASFGVFFYPARTALLPSLVRKDELMSANGSMQLGNTIAKLAGPALAGLVIGFWGTRVAFLVDSASFMISGVLVLGISGVVTRAAASSEGTRSAMQDFREGVRFVLQSRLLQGVTLGIGIAMLGIGAVNVLFVPFLRDAFVVDPTILGGIETAQGVGMVLGALSISALARKLSSLKISVAAMIGLGIGICAFGLAPALSLIVAAMPLIGFTLPPINASLSTMLQRGIPEGLLGRASSVMDMASSLTNLLSMGLAGWIAGMLGLRETFVLAGGIILIAGVAMGRMLQADQEAYQQVQPGAQVQEVLAGE